A genomic segment from Diospyros lotus cultivar Yz01 chromosome 5, ASM1463336v1, whole genome shotgun sequence encodes:
- the LOC127801895 gene encoding beta-glucosidase 24-like, which yields MSSENTNGSAVGYAVGTSYSAPEGLEKILVYTKDHYNNPELYITENGMAFYNNQTVSESIKDPERITFYKAHLRAIEAAIRQGVDLKGFMAWSWLDTFEWNSGYTVGYGLNYVDFKHGLKRYLKESALWYKRFLAP from the exons ATGTCAA GTGAGAACACCAACGGATCGGCTGTCGGTTACGCA GTTGGAACTTCATATTCCGCTCCAGAAGGACTGGAAAAGATACTAGTTTACACTAAAGATCATTACAACAATCCCGAATTGTATATTACAGAGAACG GCATGGCATTTTACAATAATCAAACAGTTTCTGAAAGCATCAAAGATCCAGAAAGGATTACATTCTACAAGGCCCATCTTAGGGCCATTGAAGCAGCTATCAG GCAAGGTGTTGATCTCAAGGGTTTCATGGCGTGGTCTTGGCTCGACACATTCGAGTGGAATTCAGGTTACACTGTGGGATATGGTCTCAACTACGTAGATTTCAAACACGGTTTGAAAAGATACCTTAAAGAGTCTGCTCTTTGGTACAAGAGATTCCTAGCTCCTTGA
- the LOC127801567 gene encoding LOB domain-containing protein 18-like → MNPRSRCGACVVLNRGCHPQCIFAPYFRCESGTAHFATVREVYTTRNVVNLLTPLSVNDRFWASDTLLFEAQARLQDPVYGCVSHILALQQQVSELQAYRAYLQDSLFAYYSSHPQLVPPFDPNFNWSSSPPTIPEATLPHPGETNSSQMPLLDDLDELGPVIFGHRRRP, encoded by the coding sequence ATGAACCCCCGGTCTCGATGTGGTGCCTGTGTAGTCTTAAATAGAGGATGTCATCCACAGTGCATTTTTGCTCCTTATTTTCGTTGTGAGAGTGGTACTGCTCATTTTGCTACCGTTCGTGAAGTTTATACTACCAGAAATGTCGTCAACCTCTTGACTCCGCTTTCGGTAAATGACCGATTTTGGGCTTCCGATacacttctctttgaagctcaagcccggCTTCAGGATCCTGTTTATGGGtgtgtatctcacattcttgCTCTTCAGCAACAGGTTAGTGAGCTGCAAGCCTATCgagcttatttgcaagattcacTATTCGCATATTATTCTTCGCATCCCCAACTTGTTcctccatttgatccaaatttcAACTGGAGCTCTAGTCCTCCCACCATCCCAGAGGCTACTCTACCTCACCCTGGCGAAACGAACAGCAGCCAGATGCCGCTCTTGGATGACCTTGATGAGCTAGGTCCAGTCATCTTTGGCCACCGCCGACGTCCTTGA